The DNA window GAGAGGACTGGTAAAGGGGATAAAGCTCACGAGGCAGGGGAAGCGCATCTATGACAACTCGATTCAGGATGTCATCTCTCCGAGGGGCGAACAGCACTTCTGGATCGGCGGGGGTGTGCTGTACTGGGAGCACGGTGAAGACACTGACATCAATGCCGTTGAGGAAGGGTATGTTTCCGTTACCCCGGTGCACCTCGATTTCACGAATTATACCGCATTGAACCTTATGAAAGAACAGGCAGAATTTCATGAGGACGGCCCATGAAAAAGTATGATGTTATCATCGTCGGCGCAGGTCCTGCCGGCATATTCGCCGCCCTCGAGTTCACGGAGGGAAGGGGGGGCCTTCGGATTCTCATGGTCGAAAAGGGCAAAGACCTGGACGAGAGGCTCTGTCCCATGAAGGTAAGGGATATATCCTGCAACGAGTGTCCTGAGTGCGAGCTCTTGAGCGGTTGGGGAGGGGCGGGCGCATTCAGCGATGGCAAGCTGACCCTTTCATCGGAGGTAGGAGGGTATCTTACCCGATATATCGATCGGTACAGACTCCAGGCTCTGATAGATTACGTTGACGGGATTTACGTCCGCTTTGGCGCGCCGGCAGAGACCTATGGCGGCAGTGTCGATGCTGTGAAGGAACTGGAAAGGCTTGCGTCGAAGAACGACCTTATCCTTGTTCCTTCGAGGGTGAGACACATCGGGACAGAATGGTGCAGCGGCCTCCTGAGAAGGATGAGAGATACCCTCCGGGGAAGCGTTGATGTTGTCTTTGAGTCCGGCGCTGAGAAGATACTCGTCGATGATGGTCGGCCGGTGCGGAGAGTCAGGGGTGTTCGTCTCAGAGGCGGCGAAGAGGTCTTCGCTGATTTTGTGATACTCGCACCCGGAAGAGAAGGTTCACGATGGCTTGAACGCGAGGTCAGGGGCCTTCACCTGACACTTCTCCAGAATCCCGTGGACATCGGTGTGAGGGTTGAGATCCCTGCGTCGATCATGGAGCATCTCACCTCGGTAACCTACGAACCGAAGCTCGTGTTTTATTCGAAAAAGTTTGATGACAAGGTCAGGACCTTCTGCGTCAATCCTTACGGCGAAGTTGTGAAGGAACATCTCAAGGGGATTTGGACCGTGAACGGCCACAGTTACGCGGAAAGGAAGACAAACAACACGAACTTTGCGCTGCTCGTAAGCACGGTTTTTACGGAGCCCTTTAACGAACCGATTTCTTACGGGAGGTACATCGCGAGACTCGCAAATTTTCTCGGACAGGGCGTCATCGTCCAGAGGCTCGGTGATTTTCACTCGGGGAGGAGGTCGACGCCTGAAAGGATCGCAAAGGGCATTGTCCAGCCGACCCTCAAGGATGCTACGCCCGGTGATCTGAG is part of the Thermodesulfovibrionales bacterium genome and encodes:
- a CDS encoding FAD-dependent oxidoreductase, whose amino-acid sequence is MKKYDVIIVGAGPAGIFAALEFTEGRGGLRILMVEKGKDLDERLCPMKVRDISCNECPECELLSGWGGAGAFSDGKLTLSSEVGGYLTRYIDRYRLQALIDYVDGIYVRFGAPAETYGGSVDAVKELERLASKNDLILVPSRVRHIGTEWCSGLLRRMRDTLRGSVDVVFESGAEKILVDDGRPVRRVRGVRLRGGEEVFADFVILAPGREGSRWLEREVRGLHLTLLQNPVDIGVRVEIPASIMEHLTSVTYEPKLVFYSKKFDDKVRTFCVNPYGEVVKEHLKGIWTVNGHSYAERKTNNTNFALLVSTVFTEPFNEPISYGRYIARLANFLGQGVIVQRLGDFHSGRRSTPERIAKGIVQPTLKDATPGDLSFVIPYRYLSDIIEMIEALDSIAPGVNSRHTLLYGLEVKFYSMQLKLDNNLETEIANLFAIGDGAGVSRGLVQASVSGVVAAQEIMRRVT